Below is a window of Pseudarthrobacter equi DNA.
CACAGCGGCTCCTGCAGTCCATGTCGCCGGAGCAGCGCGAAGAGCTGATGCGCCTCTCCGCCCAGGCCTTCGGCTCGGCCGGCCTGATGGACCAGCTCAACGAACTCGACGGAAACCTCCAGGCGCTGCGGCCCGGCGAAGACTGGAATGGTTCGGAGGCCTTCGACGGGCAGGAAGGCCTGGGCCTGGGGGATGGCACTGGAGTCCTGCAGGACCTGGCGGAGCTGGACGGACTGTCGGAACAGCTGTCGCAGTCCTACAACGGCTCACGCCTGGACGACCTTGACCTCGACTCCCTCACCCGCCAGCTGGGGCCGGACGCCGCCGTCAGCGCCCGCACCCTGGCCGAGATCGAGCGTGCCATGGAGGACGGCGGCTACCTGCGCCGGGGGCCCGATGGCGACCTCCGCCTGTCCCCACAGGCTGTGCGGCGGCTCGGCAAGTCCCTGCTGCAGGACACCGCACGGCAGCTGTCCGGGCGGCAGGGGCAGCGGGACACCCGACTGGCCGGAGCGGCCGGAGAGCAGACCGGTTCCAGCCGTCCCTGGGAGTTCGGGGATGCCGAACCCTGGGACGTCACCCGCACCATGACCAACGCGATCCAGCGCACCATGTCCGACGGCGGGAACCCGGCCCGGGAACTCCGGCTCACCCCGGAAGACATCGAGGTGGCCGAAACAGAAGCCCGCAGCCAGGCCGCCGTGGTGCTCCTGGTTGACGTGTCCTTCTCCATGGCCGCCGAGGGGCGGTGGGTGCCGATGAAACGGACGGCCCTGGCACTGCACCACCTGATCTCCACCCGGTTCCGCGGCGACCGGCTGCAGCTGGTCACGTTCGGCCGCTATGCGCAGTCCATGGACATCGGTGAACTTACTGCACTGCCGGCACTCCGGGAGCAGGGGACCAACCTGCACCACGGGCTGCTGCTGGCCGGGCGCTTCTTCCGCCGGCACCCGTCCATGCAGCACGTCCTGCTGGTGGTGACCGACGGCGAGCCGACGGCACACCTGCTTCCGGACGGCGACTCATGGTTCAACTGGCCGCCGGACACCGAAACCATCCGCGTCACAGTCGCCGAGCTGGACCGGCTGGGGCGCTCCGGCGTGCAGGCCACGTTCTTCCGGCTCGGTGACGACCCGGGGCTGGAACGCTTTGTGCAGCGGATGGCCCGCCGGATCGACGCGCGGGTGGTGGCGCCGGACGTCGGCGGCCTGGGCGCCGCAGTGGTGGGGGAGTACCTGCGCGCCCACGTCCGCAGCTCCTACAGCGACACCGACTGGGCCCTCTAGCCCGGACCTGACGCTCGCGGCCGGCTAGTGCCCGCTGTTCGGGGCCTTGCCGTTTGGAGCCTTGCTGTTTGTAGGCCTGCCGTCCCCGGCGGCAGGGGTATCCAGGCCTGCCTCCGAAATGAGTTCGGTCAGCCAGGGGCGGTGCTCGCGGTGGAACGTGAGGCCCTCCGGCAAGCCCTGGACGGTGGGTTCGGAGCCTGTGATGTCGATCGTGATCCGGCCGCCGGCCAGTGGCGCGTTGGTGATGTGCAGGTTTCCATAGGATTCGGGCAGGGCCGGGTCCATCCAGAAGCCGCCGCGGGACACGTGGGCGTCGTACCGCATCAGGCTGGTGATCAGCATGATCGGAGTGGTGGCCGCCCAGGCCTGCGGCGAACAGGCGGTGGGGTACGGAACCGGCTCGGCCACCTGCTCCCGGCTGAAGCCGCAAAACAACTCCGGCAACCGGCCGCCGGAAAACTCTGCCGCTTCAAGCAAGGCTGTGGCGATCCGCTGGGCCTCCTCCACGAAGCCGTAGCGCATCAGGCCGGCCGCGATGATGGCATTGTCGTGCGGCCAGACTGACCCATTGTGGTAGCTGGCCGGATTGTAGGCGCCCATGTCGGAAGCCAGGGTCCGGACGCCCCAGCCGCTGAACATCTCCGGTGACATGAGCCGTTCCGCCACCATCGGCACCTTGTCATCATCAACGATCCCGTGCCACAGGCACTGCCCCATATTGGAGGCACACGAGTCCACCGGCCGTTTGCGGCCGTCCAGGGCGATCGCAAAGTACCCGCGGTCCGGCAGCCAGAATTCCTCGTTGAACCTCTTCTTGAGCTGGGCCGCCTCATCGGTGAGCCGGGCAGCCAGCGGTGCGTCCCCGGCGTCGTACGCCATCCACGCCCGGGACAGCAGCGCGGAGTACACCAGCGCCTGTACCTCGCACAGCGCGATGGGTGGTTCGGCCAACGTTCCGCCGGCAAAATTGATGCCGTCCCACGAGTCCTTCCAGCCCTGGTTGAGGAGGCCCTGGTCATTGAG
It encodes the following:
- a CDS encoding vWA domain-containing protein, with protein sequence MTLHDRSRYGRYAGGPDPLAPPVDLAEALDAVAEDVMDGYSPRHALQEFLRRGGRDRDGLDTLARRVQERRRDLLNRHRLDGTLDEVRKLLDTAVLEERKQLARDAMMDNTDRAIREMQLQNLPPSTAAAVNELASYDWQSGTAREAYKRIKDLLGREVLDQRFAGMKQALENATDEDREAVSDMLRALNGLLGKHRRGEDTAADFQEFMAKHGQHFPENPQSVEELVDALAKRSAAAQRLLQSMSPEQREELMRLSAQAFGSAGLMDQLNELDGNLQALRPGEDWNGSEAFDGQEGLGLGDGTGVLQDLAELDGLSEQLSQSYNGSRLDDLDLDSLTRQLGPDAAVSARTLAEIERAMEDGGYLRRGPDGDLRLSPQAVRRLGKSLLQDTARQLSGRQGQRDTRLAGAAGEQTGSSRPWEFGDAEPWDVTRTMTNAIQRTMSDGGNPARELRLTPEDIEVAETEARSQAAVVLLVDVSFSMAAEGRWVPMKRTALALHHLISTRFRGDRLQLVTFGRYAQSMDIGELTALPALREQGTNLHHGLLLAGRFFRRHPSMQHVLLVVTDGEPTAHLLPDGDSWFNWPPDTETIRVTVAELDRLGRSGVQATFFRLGDDPGLERFVQRMARRIDARVVAPDVGGLGAAVVGEYLRAHVRSSYSDTDWAL